A genomic stretch from Aedes albopictus strain Foshan chromosome 2, AalbF5, whole genome shotgun sequence includes:
- the LOC109621971 gene encoding transmembrane protease serine 9 has protein sequence MKLFLGVLSGLVVLVIAVAATESTDLNEDLDDSVIVEASQLRPRQPRHIWLSTRTTTWAQALGDGSPCLTSKGHLGFCTSFRKCYPYFKVPDLSVWESWVLGNYDTCSYFNDEGRQAFGVCCTNPITPLPSTETSTESSAAPPVVGSGNEVTGESPKQPPKNNNYPSWPPPVPTHPPDHTAATHPPSFTSSVAPFVTEATTKPTARPTNRPGGTTWPTKPRPPSESNQPTNPPMVWPPPIPTHPPMPQVEVTTTRPSPGNPGTGGGAAGGNVGCGAKNGNPDTERIVGGHNADPNEWPWIAALFNNGRQFCGGSLIDNVHILTAAHCVAHMTSFDVSRLSVKLGDHNIRITTEVQHIERRVKRLVRHRGFDSRTLYNDVAVLTMDQPVQFTKSVRPICLPTGGADSRGATATVIGWGSLQENGPQPSILQEVNLPIWSNTDCSRKYGAAAPGGIIESMLCAGQAAKDSCSGDSGGPLMVNSGRWTQVGIVSWGIGCGKGQYPGVYSRVTSFMPWITKNTQDT, from the exons ATGAAGTTATTTCTGGGTGTTCTGAGTGGACTAGTTGTGCTCGTCATAGCAGTAGCAGCAACCGAATCAACGGATTTAAATGAAGACTTGGACGACTCAGTCATTGTGGAAG CTAGTCAGCTTAGGCCGAGGCAGCCACGACATATTTGGCTAAGCACGCGAACTACAACATGGGCTCAAGCGCTAGGCGACGGAAGTCCCTGTCTAACCTCCAAGGGACATCTTGGGTTTTGCACGTCGTTCAGAAAATGCTATCCATACTTCAAAGTGCCTGATTTGAGCGTATGGGAATCATGGGTACTAGGCAACTATGATACTTGTAGTTACTTCAACGATGAAGGCAGACAAGCATTCGGAGTATGTTGTACCAATCCCATAACCCCTTTGCCTTCCACGGAAACATCCACCGAATCATCAGCGGCACCACCGGTGGTTGGGAGTGGTAACGAAGTTACCGGTGAAAGTCCCAAGCAACCTCCTAAAAACAACAACTACCCCAGTTGGCCACCGCCAGTTCCAACTCATCCTCCAGATCACACTGCCGCCACCCATCCGCCTTCGTTCACATCCTCAGTTGCTCCTTTTGTGACCGAAGCGACAACGAAACCAACAGCAAGGCCAACCAACCGACCAGGCGGAACAACCTGGCCTACGAAACCGAGGCCACCGTCGGAGAGCAATCAACCCACAAACCCGCCAATGGTTTGGCCTCCGCCAATTCCTACCCATCCTCCAATGCCACAGGTTGAGGTCACTACGACAAGGCCAAGCCCAGGAAATCCGGGCACGGGCGGAGGTGCAGCTGGTGGTAATGTGGGCTGTGGAGCTAAAAATGGAAACCCG GACACTGAGCGAATCGTTGGCGGCCACAATGCAGATCCGAACGAATGGCCCTGGATAGCTGCCTTGTTCAACAATGGTAGACAGTTTTGCGGTGGATCACTGATCGATAACGTTCACATTCTTACGGCAGCTCACTGCGTCGCTCA TATGACCTCATTTGATGTATCCCGATTGTCTGTGAAGCTGGGTGACCACAACATCCGAATTACCACCGAAGTACAACACATCGAACGACGAGTGAAACGATTGGTGCGACATCGTGGTTTCGATTCGCGAACTTTG TACAACGATGTGGCCGTGCTGACGATGGATCAACCGGTTCAATTTACGAAATCAGTTAGACCCATATGTCTTCCCACAGGAGGAGCTGACTCGAGAGGAGCTACGGCAACTGTCATTGGCTGGGGAAGCTTGCAAGAAA ATGGACCTCAGCCATCGATTTTGCAAGAAGTGAATCTTCCTATCTGGTCGAATACTGACTGCAGTAGAAAATATGGCGCAGCAGCTCCAGGAGGTATCATTGAATCAATGTTGTGTGCAGGACAGGCAGCCAAGGATTCATGTAGC GGAGACTCTGGAGGGCCACTGATGGTTAACTCTGGTAGATGGACACAGGTTGGAATCGTTTCGTGGGGTATAGGATGTGGGAAAGGTCAGTACCCAGGTGTGTACAGCCGTGTTACATCGTTCATGCCTTGGATTACGAAGAACACCCAGGACACATGA